One Hymenobacter psoromatis genomic window, GAGCTACTTTACAGCCTTATTATCAGCGGGGCATCATCTTACCTAAAATGCCGGCAATGACTACCTGCTACTACATTTTTGTCTATTCAGCGCTGGACACGCCCACGACGGACCAGTAGTAGCCTATGGCTATCGCTACTGCACCTGCGTGCCAGTCCATACCCGCCTCCTCAATTATTTATATCAAGTTGCGGCTACATAGCTTGATTTGGTAGCAGGACAAACATAGAGGTAGTCTCTCCATCCCGTTACGAATCTTGTTTCTTCGGATGCCCGCTTTTTTGCGCCTGGCTCGCTATAATTAGCTACTCTAATTTCCTACCATCTTATCCCGGATTCTTTGGCTCGCTCCTTCAAGGTAGCTATGCCTTGCGAATGTGCCTCGCTAGCTTGGGCACTCTGTCGGACTTCCCCTTTGCTCAAAGTGATCGCATTGAATGTAATTTCTATTTCCCCACTGCCCGGCGAGTGCGTGTGATAATGCACCGGTAATTCTAGTTGGCCGCGCCCGTTATCGAGTACCTTGCCGACAGACGCCCCATCTGCCAGTAGCATGTTCTTATAGACGTCGGCCAAACGTGGGCTGTCTGGATTTTGCAGGTCAAACACGAGAAGCGCCTGATTAAACTGACCCTCGCGCTCCGGCCACTGCCGCCGGGTAACGGCAAGTCCAACCAGGTCGGCGGTCGGGTCATGCAGGGCGTGGGGGGATTCCTGCAGGTAAGTGCCGGCCATTCCCTGTACATGATTCAGCCGTACGGCTATCTCAGCTTGGTCTGCCTGTTCTACATTAAAGCAGTAATCCAGCCGCGCCTTCTGGCCGGCCGACGAGGGTACTGGCTCATTGACGGTAATGCCTGCCTTTTCCAGATACGTCCGGCACCTATCCAACTGCTCTTCCATCGAGCCGCGCCCGTTATCACCCAGCCAGACGCTTCCATACTGCACCTGCTCGCGGCCGACTACTGCCTGAGCCGCCGCTGACACGGGTATTTTATCCAGGGAGAAAAGCTCCTTACTGGCCAGGTGCCGCACCCCGGCCGGCTGGGTTGCCGTCTCTTCCTCCAGTTTGAGACCCTGTCCGGCCAGCAAATAAGCAAAGGAGGCTCCCGTGCGCAGGGCCGTCGCTTCGGCCGTAGCTACCCGCTGTCGCGTCTGGTCTTCCAGTTCGCGCCGCGCATCCCAGCCAGCATCCTGGAGGGGCTGGTCCGCTACGGCTTGCTTTTCCGCTTTCCCACGCGCCAGTAATTCACCTAGGCTAAGTGGCGGCTCGCTAGCAGGCAGCACAGTTGCCGGAATAGGCTCGACAGCCTGGGCCGATGGCACCAGTAGCGCCGATAGGTCAACCGTAAAAGTCGGCGCTGAGTTAATGATAGATGTAATGACAACTGCGGTAATCGGCACCATGGCGGGTGCAACGACCGGCACAACGACCAGTGTAACAACAGGCACCGCGACTGGTACGGCCATCGGCGCAACGACGGGCCCAATGACCGGTGCAGCGATAGGCGCAACAACAGGCACCGCGACCGGTACGATGACCGGCGAAGTTGTCACGACCTGTGCCGCATTAGCGTGTTCCCGACGCAAGGATTGCGCGCGCGCTTCCGCCGCTAGCTCGTGGTCAAGTTGCGCTATTAAGCGCTCCAGTGGCTGCACCGCAGTGCGTGATTCAGCTGGTTGGAGATGCATTGGGGGTGGCAGTTCCGTGGCTATCGGTACCAAGGCAGGCTGCTCCTGCAGACGCGGAGCCTGTTGCACTCGTCCCGTGCGCAAGTACTCATAGGGCGAAGGGATATAGATTTTTTGCGCCGCCTTTTGCTCAACCCTTCCTAATATGGTAAAGAACGTTTGGTCATAACCCCGCATCCGGGCAGCTGCTTGTACTTGCTCCGCCTCCAGTTGCTGGGTCACGTCCAGCCTGGTATTGATGCGGGAAACCTGTAACATCAGGCGAGCGTCTTTGGCAACTAACTGCGCGGGAGTCAACACTTTTTTCTCCCGTTGCGCGGCAGCCTTTTCCGTAATAGCTCTGGCTTTTTCCGCTACTCGCTCCGCGCGGCTGGGCATCTTTTCGGCTACGCGGAGCGAACCGTTCCGACCAATTTCCTCATCCAGCTGCACTCCAGCCTGCGCTTGAAACTGTACCCGGTTGAAATGCCCGGCCGCTGCCAAGGGATTAAGCGTCACTTCCTGGGCCACATCTCGAGCCGACGCGATAATGTGCACGTGGGTCTGCAGTCCGGGCTTCAGTTCGCACTGCATCCCGTCGTCAGTGCCCCGGTTTTTACGTTCCTGGTGTATGGTAGCCGCCCACACTAAATCCGCCTCCTGCAATTCCCGCCCGTCTTTCAAATTAAAGTTTTTAGCGTACAAATCCAGTACCCGCTGCGTGTAGCGTTGCAAGGCCAGTGAGTCATTTCCCATTTCGCCCAACTCCTCGCTGCTGGGACTTAGCACCAAGGAATAAAACTTAGCCGCGTCTTTACCGGCTCCATTTTGGTTTCCATCCAGTAGCGACACTACTTCGTCAGCCCCGAGTAATCCCTTGTCAGCTGAGCTGAAAAAAGTAGCGACCTGCCCGTGCTGCTTCGCTTCCTTCACCAAGTAATTGGTCGTACGTCGAGCACTGCCTTTATTGGCGTACACCTTGCGGCCATTAGTTGCAGGATTAATAATCTTAACATACATCTGCAAGTAGCAATTAAAAGACGGCTAAGAAAATACGAAGTGATTACGCTACTATGGGGTAGCGCACGTCGGGACACGGCCAGTCTTACGAAGACGGCGCGGGTGGGCTCGTCGTTTCAGCTGGGTTAGGTTTCATTGGTGCAGATGAAGGAACGACCGCCAACGCGGGACGTGTAGTAAGGTGTGGCTTCTCCGCCGTGAGCGTACTCAACAGCTTGCGGTACTCAGTGAGTAATAAATGTTTTCGTTGGGATACAAAACTTTCCATCGCTGCTTCAAGCTCAGCTTCTGAAAAATTTTGCTCTTTCGTTTTCAGTAGTAGCTTTTCCAGTAACACGCGATTAAGTTGCCCTTCCACTTCATTCTTCACAAACCTTTCGAGGAGTTGCGTTAAAATTCGCAGTTCCATGTCCGCTTGGTTCTGAAGCAACGTGGCTTCAACTCGTTCCAGATAAGCGAACGTACCGGCTTGCTGGGCTTGCAAAAACTTGAACATCTCGTGCTCAAAAGCGCGGATAGTGCGCCTCGTGTGATTACCGGTTTCGGTCACCGCCTTGCGCACATCCAGACTGGCTTCTCCCACTTTGGCCTGCACACTTATCAGGCCCATTGTCTGCTGCGAGGTGGGGTCTAGCCCGTTAGAAGCGAAGTAGCGGATAGCAGCACTGGCATAGGCCGAGTACCTAACATTGAGCTTTTTGGCCGTCTTCTTCAGCATTGAGTACGCGTCCGATTCTAACGCGACCGTGGTCGTAGTTGAGCTCGCAGCCTCCTTCGTGCGCTTAGCGGGGCGCAAGGTCTCTTCAGATTCCTCCATGAGATAACATTATAAATTGTAGACTGAAAATCAAGTAGTTATCCTGAAATATTGGACATTAACGCAACTTCCTAATAAAAAAACGAAGAAAATGAAATTAAAACATTCAGTGTATTATCGTTTTTAGTTTGACTATCTGATACTTAGCTTTATTTATTATCGAATTTTTGTTTCACTACCTGAAATGCAGTTATTTGACGTTTTTTAAAAAGTTCCTCTAGCTAACTATTACTATCGGTCGTTGAATTGGCACCCTACGACTTTCGCAAGCTACAACTAGACTAGAGCTAATCCTACTGCTATCCGTCATTATCTAGTACGCCCTCCTACTGCCTCTGAGCCCCCCTGAGCCCCTATCGCCTCCCCAGACTACCCTACCTGAACCTATCCGCGAAGCCCTACGCCTCAAAATCACCTCAGCAGACAAACCGATCTTACCCACCCCGGTACAAAAAGCCAACGACTAGAATTTAAAAAGCGCTATTAACAACCAGGCTCCCTTCACCGCCGCTCAACAAAACCGACCAAATCCCAAAAACTCCGCCGCCTTAAACCCATATAAACCGAGAATTACCAGAGCACCCGTAGTCACCAAATACCCCAGACCAACCCCGACTAAGAACCACCACATGGCCCAATCAGCTATCACCTCCGCTAGTCAAACAGCATCAGAACCTAGACCCAGCCCACCAGAAAAAGCACGCATCAACCACCCAACACCACCTCACCAATAAAGCAATTTTTAGCTAAGACCTATCCACCCCGACTAAGAAAAAGCAATACTCCAGCCTCCCTCGACTTCTAGAAATCATCAGCAGCTACTACTACTAGATTTTCAGAACCTAGACTCCGCTCAACCTCAGCCCCCTATCTACTACTCATTCTGGCCCACATCACCCCACCCTACTCAGACCAAACCAGACGAACTATCACCCGGACACCAGCAATAAAAGATACCCCGACACCCGAACCGCCTTAGACACTACCTCAGAAAATACCTGGCATCCTATACCAGATACCCCGAAAAATAAAGCAATCAGCACTGGGCTCCTAAAATAGAATCACCTCACTTCAACAAAATCCACCATCCACCATCCAGCTCCTCATAATAACCAGATAGTACTACCCAGCCCAGTCAAACAGCATCAGAACCTATCCCAAGATTACCCCAGAACTAACTATTTTATAAACCCAGCTATTTTGATTCTGTAGCCAAGCCGGACCCTACTTACTCCAGAAAACGACCATAAACCGAGTCCACCCAATCTGCCGACCTCTATCAGTAAGCTACTCCAGACCTACCCGATACTACCAGAATCAGCTAAGACAATCCGCCTACTCATCCCAAAAATAGCAACCAGAACCATTAGTCAACCCTGCCACAACTCCGCAAAAAAGTAAACAGCAAACAAGCAGCCCATCAAAAAAATCCGCCCAGTCCTCCCAATGAATTCTGCAAAATTAGCTGTTAGAACTACCTAGACTATCTCGGCCCACCTCCAAATTAGAAACACTCAGCCCTAGATAAACTAACAGAATTGATAAATACATCCGAATCAGTGTGCTCATTTGTATCCCACCAAGCCCACCCAGACTCTTCCGATTCCTACAACTTAGCTTCCACCCCGCCCCCCACCCGCATCCAGTAAAGCTAAATAAGCCCCTCGACCACTTCACTATTTTCAACATGAATCAGTAAGCAAGCACCTAGTAAAACCGAGCCCACCGCCTCACTACTAAACCCAGCTCCTATCAAACCGACCCTATCAAGCTTCCAGAGAATATCCAACATTATCTATCAGCCGCCCCCAACCAATTCAATCAACTATCCAATTCCTAGCTATCAGTCCTACCCATTCATACCCCAGAATACACAAACTTACGCCACCGAATACGTCTCCCATCCAGACCCAATCCAAACTAGACTACCACCGAAACCAAGCCCAGCCCAAATCAGACTACCGCAAAAAACAGCAGCATTACTCATCCGTAATCAATCGATTTTAAGCAGAAACTAGCCAGACTAACTTACTAAATAAGTAGATTAACACCTCGGCCCCTTTCCATCAGCTACTCATTTAACCCACTTAGTCCTCCTCTGCTACCCCAAAAAAGTCCGCCACCCATTGACATGACTCCCCACAAAAAACCATTCAGCAAGAAAAGTAGCAGCTAGAATGCTTTACTTTGTTACAGGCAACCTCCCTAGACTTTACCGACTTCGTATTGCTTTCACCTCTTTTGACTCCCAACCATATGGCCTCATCGACTTCCCCGGAAAACCCAGCTGCTGATAACTCAGAAGAAAACAGCACCCCCGATACCAAGAAAAAAGCCAAGACGACCACCGCTCAAACCGTCCATCCAGTTCAATACCGAGCCGTCCGTTTTGTGAGTTTCATGCTAGAAGACACCAAGCATGAAATCACCCCGGAAAACTTTTTGAAAGAAGCAGTCGCTCGTCACCTGGCTTTTTATCAAACTAAACGCGGCGTAGAATTTCCAAATAAGATGCTAGCCGAACTTGCCAAGCTGGACTTAATCCCCTCGAAAGCCAACCTGGAAGAATAACTAAACGACTATGGACTGTAAGTCCATAGGTTTGAAGGCAAATGAAATTCGGCGGTTTCGGCTAAAGCCGACTGAAAGGCTGCCACTCAAGTGGGCTATTGCAGAATGAAATTCTGGGTCCTCACTTGGCCGATTTTAAACTGATTCGAGAATGACTCTCTGCGTATGAGTAATGCGGCTTGCTAAGCGCCTGGAGGTGAGTAGCAACTAAAGTCTTGCCCTGAAGGGCATAGCTTTAACTAGCGTGCTTGAAAAGTAAATCCATCAGTAACAGATAAGGCTAGTCAGAACAGACTAGCCTTATCTGTTACAGGACCCTACTAGTTAAGCCGCTCCAGCCTTTTTTGCTTTGGTCCCCTTAGGTGCCACAGTCCCCTTTTTCGACCTTGTCCTTACCCAAAACTCAAACGCCCTTCTTGCCACGTGGCAGGAAGGGCGTTTTTGCACGATTACCTATCTGATTTGCTGCTTTTCAGACGGGGTCAGCCAGCCAAAAATGGCCTTGGCGTCACCTCGGTGAAGTCGGAAGAAGATTTGGGTAAGGACAAGTTTTCGACCCCGGCTTTTTTACGAGTAGTGGGTTTTGTACTTCTATCTGCCTCGACCTTATCCTGGCCTTCTGTCTTTACTTCGGCGGCCCCCTACCAGACAGGCAACTGCTAGAGGAGGCCGCTAATCAGGCGTTGACGAACCCGCTGGTTATATCTTCACGGGGCCAACCCCCGTTTGGCCGGAACTGGTAGGACTATACACTTAGTGCAGAAGTACTCCATGCCCCAGGCTATCTGCTCCGGCCTTACCGACTACGTGCGAAAGTCAACTGTCGTAGGTCGGCTTAGTAGGCAAGCTGTAGTAGGGCAAGCTGGTAGTTGGCTGGCTACGCGGGTGCTCGCTTAGCGTCCACGCCAGCCGGGGCCCCGCAGCTGCGCCCGTCCCTTTTCTATCTTCTCGTATGCCTCCTTCTTCGGAAACTATTCGTGGCGCGGCGGCGCGCAAGCAAGCCTTGCAGGAGCAGGTGCTGGCCACCATCCAGGACCGACGCCTGGCCGGCATCGCCCTGACCATGGGCCTGGGTAAAACGCTCATCGGCCTGCGTGACATGGACCGCCTGCTCGCCGTCGGGAAGCTCCCCGACCAGGCAGCCGGCAAGCCCTTCCTGGTGGCGGCCCCCACCCAGGCCATTCTGGACGCCTGGCCCCAAGAAGCCCGTAAGTTCGGCTTGGCGCACCTGCTCGACCACATCACGTTCACCACGTACCGCTCGCTGAGCAAAGTCCTGGCGGCCGGTACCTACCAGAAGCTTTACCTAGACGAGTGCCACGCCCTGAAGGACTCGCACGAGCCGGGCCTTAAAGCCCACGCGGCTAAAAAGCGGAGCATTCTCGGGTTGACGGGTACGCCACCCGCGCAGGCCCACAGCGAAAAGGGCCGCCTCGTGGCCACCTACTGCCCCATCGTGGTGGACTACACCACCGACGAAGCCGTGCTGGCGGGACTGCTCAACGACTACCGCCTGGTCGTGCACCGCATGCCGCTGCGCACTGAACGCGACTACGTGCTCACCACCAAGGCCGGCAGCCAGTTCACGACCAGCGAGCGCGAGAACTACGCCTATTGGAGCAAGCGCCTGGCTAATGCTGCCCAGGACCCGCTGCCGGTGGAGACGCTGCGCATCCTGCGCATGCAGGCCCTGATGAATTATCCCGGTAAGGGTCACTACATGCGCTGGCTGGCCAGTCAGCAAACGGAGAAGGTGTTGCTCTTCACCTGCAATCAGCAGCAGGCCGAAGCGCAAGCCACCCATACCTATCACTCCAAGAACAAGCACAGCCAGGCCAACCTGGACAAGTTCAACGCGGGTGACATCCAGCGGCTGGCCTGCGTGGCCCAGCTCTCGGAGGGCATCAGCATCCCGAATCTGCGGGTGGGCATTATCTGGCACGCCTTCGGCAACGAGCGCAAGGCCGCCCAGCGTATCGGCCGGCTGCTACGCCTCAACCCCGACCAGACAGCCACCGTGCATCTGCTCGCTTATCAGGATACGGTTGATGAGCAGTGGGTCACCCAAGCTCTGGACGCCTTCGACCCCGCCAAAATCAGCTATGTCGATGCTACCGGCTACGACCTGCTAGTTGCCCCATAAGCGTAGCAGCAGTGTATAGGGAAAACCTACGACTCGTGAGTTAAGCAGCCTCAATGTTGGTGAAGGCAAAGATGTGTCGTAGGCGTAGCGTGGGATAATAGTCATCGAAAGAGGCTAGCGAAAACGAGCGTTAAGGCCATCACTTCGTCCACATGCTGGAAAATGCGTTGCCAGGTAAGACCCTAACGATGAAAGTCGGCAAGGTGTGTATCTGAGTTGGGGGGTGCCCTCTTTGCTTATCAACACCCCAATAAATAGTGTGTGCCATAGCCCGTTCATCCCTAAATAGTGCTACTACTCGGCACACTTCAGCCGGATGCTTAGGACCTCCGTCTTGAATGCCCTGTTGTACTTACGCCGTTTTTCAACTTTTGATAAGCCGGTCAGTACCCTTTGAATTACGCAAATAACGACGTGCCGCAAGTACCATACTTATGATGCGTACAATATGTTTCACAAGTATACGAGGTCTCTTATCACTTTCGAAGCGTACTATACGTACGGTACATACAGAAATGGAATCTGAATAAGCCATCTGTATCGTAGGCATGGCACTTACGTGCTTACCAAATACTATTATGCAAACTGTCAGAATGTTGTATAGATAAAGCTCATTGTATTTTTACAAAATATGCTGTCAGGCATCACTTGCAACCGCTACGCACTAAGTACGCTATCAGTATCAAACTTATGATAAGTTTGATACGTATCATATTTTTCATAAACTTGATAAGGATTGAAAATATGGTACGTATACTTTACATTTGTTTCCACAACAGTATTCTCAATATTCTATGCACATCATCACGTTTGCCAACCGCAAGGGCGGCGTGGGCAAGACCACCTCTGCTCTGGCCATTGCCCATCGGCTGGCACAGCTTGGCTACCAGACCTTGCTGATAGATGCCGACCCCCAGGGCAACGCAAGCTCCACCATTGCGGAGCTGCCGGCCGTGCCGGGGTCGCTGGCGGCCGCCCTGGACACTGGGGGCGGCTTGCGCTCGCAACTCAATACCGCCGCGCCCAATCTGTACTGCATTACGGCGGGCGAAGACCTTACGAGGCAGGAAAAGCTGCTGGGACAGGAAATGGATTACGGGTGGTTTTTTCGCAATGTCCTCCAAGACCTCGCTGCCGCGCTGGCTGGTGGCCAGGCCCATGCCGCCGGTCTGCCGGCCTTGCCCGCACAGCTTGATTTTGTACTCATCGATACCTCGCCTTACCTGGGCACGCTGGCTGTGTCGGCAATGGTGGCCAGTGAGGCGGTGTTTATCCCGTTGCAGCCCAATTTCTTTAATAGCGAGGGGTTGACCAAAGTAGTGGAGATGGTCGGAGTCATCCGCCGCAACTTCAACCCGAACCTGCGCATCGGGGGTATCTTTTTTACGAAGTATGCCCGCACGTACCGCAAGGCACTGCATCACCAATACGCCCGCGCGCTCGAAGCTGACCCAGTGCTCGGCAAGTTGGTGATGCAGCAGACTATCCGGGAAAACGTAGCGCTAGACGAATCGCAGGCAGGCCAGCAGGCTATCTACGACTGGGCGCCCAACTCCAACGGGGCCAGTGACTACCGAGCGCTTACGGACGAATTTCTTACCCGCCTCCACTTATCCGATGCCACCTAAGAAAATGCCCCCAGTGCGGCTGGCTTCGCCTGCGGCCAGCCACGACGATATTCTGCACCCCTCCGTAACGCGGTTGCAGGCTCCCCCGCAACCTGCGTTGCGGGATGCTTCTGCCAGTACAATACGTAATGAAAGTATCATAAGTACTATACGTATGGAAGAGATAAGCGTGGAGGAAAAGCCGCTGCGTATCCCATTCACCAATAACCTGCCGCCCGCCGTGTTCCGCGAGTGGTTTACGTATGCGTACATGGCCCGGCTGCCGCTGCAGGAGGTACTGGAACGCGCGCTGGTGGCCTATCTGCAGGATAAAGCCCAAGCGCGCGAGCCGCTGCCCCCGGAACAGGAAGCTATTTTGGCGGCCAAGGAACAAGCCGAACTCAGTCGCCGTCAGAAACGCCGCACCAAGTAGCCCAGCCGAGCTAGAGTAGGGGAGAGGCGGGGTTGCCGTGGGGAGAAATTACGCCGGCTGCCTGGTTATGCCCATCTGCTCACCTGGCTGGGTAGCGAGCCGCTGTCATGGGCGCAGCGCCATCCTATCGCTTCGCCTACCGTGCGCTGGGGTAAGGCTGTATGTTGTGTGCTGATAGTGGCCTGTTGGGCCGGTTTTGGCGTAATTGCTTGGGGAGGGGTGGGGACGAACGGGTGTACCCCGCTTTGCACGGCTGGCTGGGGAGGTGCTTGGCCGCTAGCCACAGTGTGGTAGGGGAGGTAGTAGCATGGGGAGCCCGGCCCTCACAGGAGTAAAGATGACTTGGTGAGCGAGAAGGTATAGGCGGTGGAATGGCTGCGAAAAAGAGGGTAAGCATGGCAATCTATGTACATACATGAATCGGCCACCTTGCGCAGCTTTTTTCTGCGCCGTCCGGACCGCTTGTCTACGGATGGCCTTCTAAAAGCCTTTTAAAAAAAGAAAAAAATTCGATTCGCCTTGTTTTGAAATTTTTTAAAGCTTCTTTAAATACTCTTTATTCTTTAGGGGCTCATAACGCATTGGATATTAGATTTTTGTGGAGATTGAACCGGAAAATCGGCCGCTGTGAACCGGAAAATCGGCCGTTCAAACCGGAAAATCGGCCGTTGCGAACCGGAAAATCGGCCGTTCAAACCGGAAAATCGGCCGTTCAAACCGGAAGATATGCGTACCTTTTCCGGTATCAACGGCCAATCTTCCGGTTTACCCTATGAACGGAACCCTAAACGGACTGCAAACTAAGCTCCACGAGGTTGCCTTTTTGAGCAACACCTTTGTGCGCTCGCCCCTAGCGCTCAACAATGTAGAGGCGCGCATTTTTGCCCTAGCTCTGGGCTGCCTGCATCAGAAGCAGGATACGCTGTCGTTTCGCATTCACTTTAACGACATCACGCGGGGCGGTAACACGGGGGGTAAGCAGTACACAGAACTAGCTGCGGCTCAGACGCGTCTGACCCAGCCCATTATCAATACGTCGCTCAAAAATGGCAAGAAGCGACGCGATGCGATTTCTCTGTTCAACATCCTAAGTCTTGATGAGGGCACCAACCTGATAACAGGGGAATTTAACCCTCGGCTAAAGGAGCACCTGCTGGATTTAACTGGAAAGTTCACGACCGTGGAGTTGGAGTCGCTGCTCACGCTCAAGAATGCGCATAGCCAGCGGCTGTTCTGGATTATGCGCAGTTACCATAACCAGACTTGGGAGGAACCGCTGCCGTTTGACACGCTGCGGGAGTGGCTGTTTGGTGAAAACTCTGAGCAATACACCGACTGGACCGATTTTAACCGCTACGTGCTTAAGCCCGCGATTGAGGAGTTCCGGGCTATCGGCTGGGAGGTGGCCGTAACCCTGCAGCGCCGCGGCCGGCGGGTAGAGGCACTGGTGTTTAAAATGACCAGTACTCAGCAGCCGCTACTGCCAGTGGTAAAAGCCAAGAAGGTGCTGACTCTGACGGAGATTGAGGAGTTTCGCCGCATGCTGGAGGCGACCTACCGGGAACTGCCGGCGCTATATGACCGCCTGCGGCTTGACTTTGAGCTCAAGGAGTACCAGGCGCGTGAAGTGTTGCAGAACGTCAAAGACTTGACTGCTTATCAAGCCGTTACCAAAGTGTTGCATGATGTGCGCCTTGCCCTGGCTAGCCGCAAGCCGATTAAGTCGCTTCCGGCCTATACGCTCAGCCAGCTTAAAGCCGTGCTCCCTGTATACCAAGTGCTGGGGGCCGCGCCTAGTGTCTTACCTAAAAGTGCTGGTTCGCGGGCGGCGGCAGCCACTTCACATGCGCAGCTTCGGGATGCGCAGGAGCGCCTGAAGTTTGTGCAGGAAGAGGCACCGACTAACTTGTTTTCCGAGCAAGAAAAAGCGTCGCGTACTGCCACCATTGAGGCCGAAATCGCAGTGCTAACTCAAGGGCTTGCTACGTAGCGTAAGGTGCTGTAAAATGGAGAATGGGTGAGTGAAAAATTGCTTTTAAAATAGTGTTTCCTTAGCATAAAATTTGCGGGTTGGTTCGCTGCTTTTTACACGTTAACTCAGTACAAAATAGTATTCCGCGACATTTTTTAGACGTTTATACCATTATAAACTATTTATTACACAGGTAGTTAGGGGTATTAGTTTATCATAACCTACGTTACAGGGTCGGTCTCAGAATCCGTGCGGGTTTGAGCTTGCGATACGGCTAGCTGCCGGCGTGGTACTTTTCCGGTTTA contains:
- a CDS encoding DEAD/DEAH box helicase, producing the protein MPPSSETIRGAAARKQALQEQVLATIQDRRLAGIALTMGLGKTLIGLRDMDRLLAVGKLPDQAAGKPFLVAAPTQAILDAWPQEARKFGLAHLLDHITFTTYRSLSKVLAAGTYQKLYLDECHALKDSHEPGLKAHAAKKRSILGLTGTPPAQAHSEKGRLVATYCPIVVDYTTDEAVLAGLLNDYRLVVHRMPLRTERDYVLTTKAGSQFTTSERENYAYWSKRLANAAQDPLPVETLRILRMQALMNYPGKGHYMRWLASQQTEKVLLFTCNQQQAEAQATHTYHSKNKHSQANLDKFNAGDIQRLACVAQLSEGISIPNLRVGIIWHAFGNERKAAQRIGRLLRLNPDQTATVHLLAYQDTVDEQWVTQALDAFDPAKISYVDATGYDLLVAP
- a CDS encoding ParA family protein, whose protein sequence is MHIITFANRKGGVGKTTSALAIAHRLAQLGYQTLLIDADPQGNASSTIAELPAVPGSLAAALDTGGGLRSQLNTAAPNLYCITAGEDLTRQEKLLGQEMDYGWFFRNVLQDLAAALAGGQAHAAGLPALPAQLDFVLIDTSPYLGTLAVSAMVASEAVFIPLQPNFFNSEGLTKVVEMVGVIRRNFNPNLRIGGIFFTKYARTYRKALHHQYARALEADPVLGKLVMQQTIRENVALDESQAGQQAIYDWAPNSNGASDYRALTDEFLTRLHLSDAT
- a CDS encoding DUF5712 family protein, translated to MYVKIINPATNGRKVYANKGSARRTTNYLVKEAKQHGQVATFFSSADKGLLGADEVVSLLDGNQNGAGKDAAKFYSLVLSPSSEELGEMGNDSLALQRYTQRVLDLYAKNFNLKDGRELQEADLVWAATIHQERKNRGTDDGMQCELKPGLQTHVHIIASARDVAQEVTLNPLAAAGHFNRVQFQAQAGVQLDEEIGRNGSLRVAEKMPSRAERVAEKARAITEKAAAQREKKVLTPAQLVAKDARLMLQVSRINTRLDVTQQLEAEQVQAAARMRGYDQTFFTILGRVEQKAAQKIYIPSPYEYLRTGRVQQAPRLQEQPALVPIATELPPPMHLQPAESRTAVQPLERLIAQLDHELAAEARAQSLRREHANAAQVVTTSPVIVPVAVPVVAPIAAPVIGPVVAPMAVPVAVPVVTLVVVPVVAPAMVPITAVVITSIINSAPTFTVDLSALLVPSAQAVEPIPATVLPASEPPLSLGELLARGKAEKQAVADQPLQDAGWDARRELEDQTRQRVATAEATALRTGASFAYLLAGQGLKLEEETATQPAGVRHLASKELFSLDKIPVSAAAQAVVGREQVQYGSVWLGDNGRGSMEEQLDRCRTYLEKAGITVNEPVPSSAGQKARLDYCFNVEQADQAEIAVRLNHVQGMAGTYLQESPHALHDPTADLVGLAVTRRQWPEREGQFNQALLVFDLQNPDSPRLADVYKNMLLADGASVGKVLDNGRGQLELPVHYHTHSPGSGEIEITFNAITLSKGEVRQSAQASEAHSQGIATLKERAKESGIRW
- a CDS encoding replication initiation protein — protein: MNGTLNGLQTKLHEVAFLSNTFVRSPLALNNVEARIFALALGCLHQKQDTLSFRIHFNDITRGGNTGGKQYTELAAAQTRLTQPIINTSLKNGKKRRDAISLFNILSLDEGTNLITGEFNPRLKEHLLDLTGKFTTVELESLLTLKNAHSQRLFWIMRSYHNQTWEEPLPFDTLREWLFGENSEQYTDWTDFNRYVLKPAIEEFRAIGWEVAVTLQRRGRRVEALVFKMTSTQQPLLPVVKAKKVLTLTEIEEFRRMLEATYRELPALYDRLRLDFELKEYQAREVLQNVKDLTAYQAVTKVLHDVRLALASRKPIKSLPAYTLSQLKAVLPVYQVLGAAPSVLPKSAGSRAAAATSHAQLRDAQERLKFVQEEAPTNLFSEQEKASRTATIEAEIAVLTQGLAT